The following proteins are co-located in the Paludibaculum fermentans genome:
- the flgA gene encoding flagellar basal body P-ring formation chaperone FlgA, which translates to MRRFILFALVCRTAAASDCLQIDRLQVQASDLAGILPAFAKLPAATVLGYTPAPGLRRSWSAAQLSTFLARHGAPALPPAEQPAESICVERPSHTYSAEEIEKALRAALAPEAHLELVDFCRMPMPAGQLRFELRSLARPAPLAAKAPLLWRGHVNYDGHRSAPFWATVRVSVPQAGFYAATELAAGHIIAASDIVRETRLAAPHDPMPANEEAGLIGFECRRAIRPGTAMRIDLVTRPAAVSQGDVLQVTVAAGSAQVKFEGRALASGRQGESILVENTQTGKRLKALVEAPGRAAVQLADPNDNQNSMRAGTRAGHVRRPVMAGGAKAKETGAEFAR; encoded by the coding sequence ATGAGACGCTTCATCCTATTCGCGCTCGTGTGCCGCACGGCAGCCGCCTCGGACTGCCTCCAGATCGACCGTCTGCAGGTGCAAGCCTCCGACCTCGCAGGGATACTGCCGGCCTTTGCCAAGCTGCCGGCGGCTACGGTTCTTGGCTACACGCCGGCACCAGGGCTTCGGCGCTCCTGGTCGGCGGCCCAACTGAGTACGTTTCTGGCGCGTCACGGCGCGCCGGCGCTGCCGCCCGCCGAACAGCCGGCGGAGTCGATTTGTGTCGAACGTCCTTCGCACACTTACTCAGCAGAGGAGATCGAAAAGGCGCTGCGTGCCGCCCTGGCGCCGGAAGCTCACCTGGAGCTTGTCGATTTCTGCCGCATGCCGATGCCTGCCGGGCAACTTCGCTTTGAACTGAGGTCGCTGGCACGACCCGCACCGCTGGCGGCAAAGGCACCCTTACTCTGGCGGGGCCATGTGAATTACGACGGCCATCGCAGTGCACCCTTTTGGGCTACGGTCCGCGTGTCGGTTCCCCAGGCGGGTTTCTATGCGGCCACAGAGCTTGCGGCGGGGCACATCATCGCCGCTAGCGACATTGTGCGCGAGACGCGACTCGCCGCGCCGCACGATCCGATGCCGGCGAACGAGGAAGCTGGCCTGATCGGTTTCGAATGCCGGCGCGCCATCCGCCCGGGGACCGCGATGCGCATCGACCTCGTGACCAGGCCGGCGGCGGTATCGCAGGGGGACGTCCTCCAAGTGACCGTGGCAGCAGGATCCGCGCAAGTGAAATTCGAGGGCCGCGCGCTGGCCTCAGGCCGGCAGGGCGAATCCATCCTGGTCGAGAACACGCAAACCGGCAAGCGGTTAAAGGCGCTGGTGGAAGCGCCTGGCCGGGCCGCCGTCCAATTAGCTGATCCCAATGACAACCAGAATTCCATGCGCGCTGGCACTCGTGCTGGCCATGTCCGCCGCCCCGTCATGGCCGGCGGCGCGAAAGCCAAAGAAACAGGAGCTGAGTTCGCTCGATAG
- a CDS encoding flagellar basal body L-ring protein FlgH: protein MQDAERQAPPPVTSPGSLYDQSGRLADLARDSRATQLNDLVTIVILDKASAVSKGTTSTSRKSNASASISAMGGPVKTPGPLSSLAGLSGSNKLEGQGATSRETELRTTVSARVTHVLPNGNMVVEGTKDVMINSEHQKVSIRGILRGKDLSTDNNVSSDRLADLEVRVDGRGVVNDAIRRPNFLYRLMLGILPF, encoded by the coding sequence TTGCAGGATGCTGAGAGGCAAGCGCCGCCGCCGGTCACGTCACCCGGCTCGCTGTACGATCAATCCGGCCGGCTGGCCGACCTCGCCCGCGACTCGCGCGCTACCCAACTGAACGATCTCGTGACTATCGTGATTCTGGACAAGGCTTCGGCGGTTTCGAAGGGCACCACAAGCACGAGCCGGAAATCGAACGCGAGTGCCTCGATCTCCGCGATGGGCGGCCCCGTGAAAACTCCTGGACCGCTGTCCTCCCTGGCGGGCCTCAGCGGCAGCAACAAGCTGGAGGGCCAAGGCGCGACCTCGCGGGAGACGGAGCTGAGAACCACAGTATCGGCCCGGGTCACCCATGTGCTGCCCAACGGAAACATGGTTGTTGAAGGCACGAAGGACGTGATGATCAATTCCGAGCATCAGAAGGTCTCGATCCGCGGAATTCTCAGAGGCAAAGACCTGAGCACGGACAACAATGTTTCGTCTGACCGGCTGGCTGACCTGGAAGTGCGGGTAGACGGGCGAGGCGTGGTCAACGACGCTATCCGGCGGCCGAACTTCCTCTACAGGCTGATGCTGGGCATTCTCCCGTTCTAG
- a CDS encoding rod-binding protein, with protein MTSSLVQTGTPLGPDPTQIAKGALNDKRHIQQTAAQFEALLIGQIMHSMRESTGGGWMGTGEDQASSAMGDFAEQHLAQVMAQQGGFGLASLIEQGLTRSSEPLSSTSQ; from the coding sequence ATGACCAGTTCACTCGTTCAAACGGGCACACCACTGGGCCCGGATCCAACGCAGATCGCAAAAGGCGCTTTGAATGACAAGCGCCACATTCAACAAACGGCTGCGCAGTTTGAAGCTCTCCTGATTGGCCAGATCATGCACTCCATGAGAGAGTCCACGGGTGGCGGCTGGATGGGCACGGGCGAGGACCAGGCGAGTTCCGCCATGGGCGACTTCGCCGAGCAGCACCTTGCACAGGTGATGGCGCAGCAGGGCGGCTTTGGCCTGGCCTCGCTGATCGAGCAAGGGCTGACCCGCTCCAGCGAGCCACTGAGTTCGACGAGTCAGTAG
- a CDS encoding flagellar basal body P-ring protein FlgI yields the protein MTLTLTIAALFPLMAIAPAAKSGTRVKEIASIEGVRDNQLLGYGLVVGLNGTGDKRQTFFSAQSLANMLDRMGVQVAPSAMQVRNMAAVMLTANLPPYAQPGTRIDVQVSAIGDSSNLQGGTLILTPLKAANGEVFAVAQGAVVTGGFVAGKSGNSTTVNHPTAGRIPNGAIVERTPPSGIKPGDRIHLQLRMADFTTSARLASVVNQRFGDGTARCESAGMVSVGIPPDWTQKPVEFVAEIEGLTLEADRPARIIINERTGTITAGSGIRIRPAAILHGNLSIAVETTLDVSQPAPLAAGQTVTKPSVTVAAKEEPAKSIQLKQGATVEDLVRALTAVGSTPRDIIAILQNLKAAGALDAEIEVL from the coding sequence ATGACGCTCACACTTACCATTGCGGCTCTCTTTCCCCTGATGGCCATAGCGCCGGCGGCGAAGTCCGGCACCCGGGTCAAAGAGATCGCCTCGATCGAGGGCGTGCGGGACAACCAACTGCTGGGCTACGGCCTGGTTGTCGGCCTGAACGGCACAGGCGACAAGCGGCAAACCTTCTTTTCCGCGCAGTCGCTGGCCAACATGCTGGATCGCATGGGTGTCCAGGTGGCGCCGTCGGCCATGCAGGTCCGCAACATGGCGGCTGTCATGCTCACCGCAAACCTGCCGCCTTACGCGCAACCCGGCACGCGGATCGACGTACAGGTTTCCGCTATTGGAGATTCCTCCAACCTGCAAGGCGGGACCCTCATCCTCACCCCCCTCAAGGCCGCCAACGGTGAGGTCTTCGCCGTGGCACAGGGTGCGGTCGTCACGGGCGGATTTGTTGCCGGAAAGAGCGGTAACTCCACCACCGTCAACCACCCCACAGCGGGCCGCATCCCAAATGGAGCGATTGTCGAACGTACGCCGCCTTCCGGCATTAAGCCGGGCGATCGAATCCACCTGCAACTCCGGATGGCCGATTTTACGACATCGGCGCGGCTCGCCTCTGTTGTGAACCAGCGCTTCGGCGATGGCACGGCGCGCTGCGAGAGCGCCGGCATGGTCTCAGTGGGCATCCCTCCAGACTGGACTCAGAAGCCCGTCGAGTTTGTGGCGGAGATCGAAGGACTGACGCTGGAGGCTGACCGGCCGGCACGCATCATTATCAATGAACGCACAGGGACCATCACCGCCGGATCCGGCATTCGCATTCGTCCGGCCGCGATCCTGCATGGCAACCTGAGCATTGCCGTGGAAACCACGCTCGACGTCTCCCAGCCCGCTCCGCTAGCCGCGGGCCAGACAGTCACCAAGCCGTCGGTGACCGTTGCGGCCAAGGAGGAACCGGCCAAGAGTATCCAACTCAAACAAGGAGCCACCGTTGAGGATCTGGTACGCGCACTGACGGCGGTGGGCTCCACCCCGCGAGACATCATTGCCATCCTGCAAAACCTGAAAGCCGCCGGCGCGCTAGACGCGGAAATCGAGGTTCTATGA